In the Salmo trutta chromosome 33, fSalTru1.1, whole genome shotgun sequence genome, one interval contains:
- the LOC115172823 gene encoding 14-3-3 protein zeta-like, whose translation MDKAELIQKAKLAEQAERYDDMAASMKEVTEQGGELSNEERNLLSVAYKNVVGARRSAWRVISSIGQKTEGSDKKLAMVNEYREKVEGELRDICNDVLELLNKYLIENSTNAESKVFYLKMKGDYYRYLAEVASGDDKTATIEHSQEAYQQAFDISKKEMDPTHPIRLGLALNFSVFFYEILNSPEKACSLAKQAFDDAIAELDKLNEESYKDSTLIMQLLRDNLTLWTSDNAPEEGEAGEAGEAGENEN comes from the exons ATGGATAAAGCGGAGCTTATTCAGAAGGCCAAGTTGGCGGAGCAAGCCGAGCGCTACGATGACATGGCCGCCTCGATGAAGGAGGTAACGGAACAGGGGGGCGAGCTGTCAAACGAGGAGAGGAACCTGCTATCTGTCGCATACAAGAACGTGGTCGGAGCACGGCGGTCGGCATGGAGGGTCATCTCCAGCATCGGACAGAAGACGGAGGGAAGCGACAAGAAGCTTGCAATGGTCAACGAATACCGTGAGAAGGTGGAGGGCGAGCTGAGAGATATCTGCAACGACGTACTG GAACTGCTGAATAAATATTTAATTGAGAACTCCACAAATGCTGAAAGCAAAGTCTTCTATCTTAAGATGAAGGGCGACTACTATAGATACCTTGCCGAAGTCGCCTCTGGGGATGACAAAACAG CAACCATAGAACACTCTCAGGAGGCGTACCAGCAGGCGTTTGACATCAGCAAGAAGGAGATGGACCCCACGCATCCCATCCGCCTGGGCCTGGCCCTCAACTTCTCAGTCTTCTTCTACGAGATCCTCAACTCTCCAGAGAAAGCCTGCTCACTGGCCAAACAG GCATTTGATGACGCCATTGCAGAGCTGGACAAACTGAACGAGGAGTCATACAAAGACAGCACTCTCATCATGCAGCTGCTCAGAGACAACCTGACA TTATGGACATCCGACAACGCGCCTGAGGAAGGCGAGGCTGGAGAAGCCGGCGAAGCCGGAGAGAACGAGAACTGA